The following are from one region of the Gammaproteobacteria bacterium genome:
- a CDS encoding ammonium transporter — protein MAEEVVEDVLNSGDTAWMLTSTALVLFMTIPGLALFYAGMVRSKNALSVMMQCFAIACLVTVLWVLYAYSLAFGDDVGSVIGNLGKAFMKGVGVDTLSGTIPETVFVIFQLTFAIITPALIVGAFAERMKFSALLWFMGLWVTLVYAPICHWVWGGGWLGNLGVLDFAGGTVVHINAGIAGLAAALVLGKRKGYGHTAMPPHSMVLTIVGASMLWVGWFGFNAGSQLAADGVAGMAMAVTQIATATAALTWMFTEWWAHGKPSALGIASGAVAGLVAITPASGFVGPMGALVIGVTAGVGCYVASVRVKKALGYDDALDVFGVHAVGGTIGAILTGVFVDAALGGAGLAEGVSMGAQVGKQFVGVAATIIYCFIASIIILKVVDGMVGLRVTQDEETEGLDLILHDEAGYNL, from the coding sequence ATGGCTGAAGAGGTAGTTGAGGACGTGCTGAATTCTGGAGATACCGCGTGGATGCTCACGTCAACGGCCTTGGTGTTATTCATGACCATACCGGGCCTTGCGCTGTTTTACGCTGGGATGGTTCGCAGCAAGAATGCGCTGTCCGTCATGATGCAGTGCTTTGCCATCGCCTGTCTTGTCACCGTGCTGTGGGTCCTGTACGCCTACAGTCTGGCCTTTGGGGACGACGTAGGGAGCGTCATAGGCAATCTCGGCAAGGCTTTCATGAAGGGGGTCGGGGTGGATACCCTCAGCGGTACCATTCCGGAGACCGTGTTCGTCATCTTCCAGCTCACCTTTGCCATTATCACCCCAGCCTTGATCGTCGGGGCGTTTGCCGAGCGCATGAAGTTCTCGGCCCTGCTCTGGTTCATGGGCCTCTGGGTCACCTTGGTGTATGCGCCCATCTGTCACTGGGTGTGGGGTGGCGGTTGGCTCGGCAATTTGGGCGTTTTGGATTTCGCTGGCGGCACTGTTGTGCATATCAATGCCGGGATCGCGGGTCTCGCGGCCGCGCTGGTCCTCGGCAAGCGCAAAGGGTATGGGCACACTGCCATGCCGCCCCATAGTATGGTCCTGACGATCGTCGGGGCGTCCATGTTGTGGGTGGGCTGGTTCGGCTTCAACGCCGGCAGTCAGCTCGCCGCGGACGGTGTTGCCGGAATGGCCATGGCTGTGACGCAGATCGCAACTGCGACGGCGGCACTGACGTGGATGTTTACCGAGTGGTGGGCCCATGGGAAGCCCAGTGCCTTGGGTATTGCCTCCGGCGCAGTGGCCGGCTTGGTTGCCATCACACCCGCATCGGGCTTCGTTGGGCCCATGGGTGCGCTGGTGATCGGTGTTACCGCTGGCGTTGGATGTTACGTCGCCTCCGTGCGAGTCAAGAAGGCCTTGGGTTACGACGATGCACTGGACGTCTTCGGCGTGCACGCCGTGGGCGGGACCATCGGCGCTATCCTGACAGGCGTTTTTGTCGATGCGGCATTGGGCGGCGCGGGCCTTGCGGAGGGCGTCAGCATGGGCGCCCAGGTTGGCAAGCAATTTGTTGGTGTCGCGGCGACGATCATCTATTGCTTTATAGCGAGCATTATCATTCTCAAGGTTGTCGACGGGATGGTGGGTCTGCGGGTCACCCAAGATGAAGAAACCGAGGGGCTCGATCTGATCCTGCACGACGAAGCCGGCTACAACTTGTAG
- the glnK gene encoding P-II family nitrogen regulator produces MKLVTTIIKPFKLDDVRDALSEVGVQGLTVTEVKGFGRQKGHTELYRGAEYVVDFLPKVKIELAVSDEILEAVLDAISKTANTGKIGDGKIFVYDLEQVIRIRTGETGSDAL; encoded by the coding sequence ATGAAATTAGTCACCACGATTATAAAGCCCTTCAAACTGGACGATGTCCGGGACGCCTTGTCGGAGGTTGGGGTCCAAGGACTTACCGTCACCGAAGTCAAAGGTTTCGGCCGGCAGAAAGGGCACACGGAACTCTACCGTGGCGCAGAATATGTCGTCGACTTTCTTCCAAAGGTCAAGATCGAATTGGCAGTTAGTGATGAAATACTGGAGGCGGTGCTCGATGCCATCAGCAAAACAGCAAATACCGGCAAGATTGGGGATGGGAAGATCTTCGTTTACGATTTGGAACAAGTGATCCGCATCCGTACAGGTGAAACTGGCTCCGACGCGCTGTAA
- a CDS encoding ammonium transporter has translation MTAFCKCIIVFVTGTLISVLPLLALAQGDGELNEGNTAWLLTSTALVLLMTLPGLALFYCGMVRRKNVLSVLMQTFAITCLVSVLWLLFIYGLAFGDGGAANRVIGSGKVLLDGVGVDGLSGDIPETVFFMFQMTFAIITPVLVIGGYAERIKFSAVLWFTAAWMILVYAPVCHWVWGGGWLGELGFMDFAGGSVVHINCGVAAIVAAVVLRNRKGFPDTAMPPHNMTLTVAGAAMLWVGWFGFNAGSALAADGNAGMAMVATHTAAAAGALSWMTCEWIRHGKPSVLGLVTGMVAGLATITPASGYVGPVGALIIGIAAGVVCYFATQFIKRSLKIDDSLDVFPVHGVGGALGLLLTAVFAAGAFGGLGLAEDVGIGGQFVTQLVGVLATLIWCGVLSYIILKIIDATIGLRVTEDEETEGLDLVLHDERGYNL, from the coding sequence ATGACTGCTTTTTGCAAGTGCATTATCGTATTCGTTACCGGTACGCTCATATCAGTGCTACCGTTGCTCGCTCTTGCCCAAGGCGATGGCGAGCTCAATGAGGGTAATACGGCCTGGTTATTGACGTCCACTGCACTGGTGCTGTTAATGACCCTCCCCGGTCTGGCGCTGTTTTATTGTGGCATGGTGCGCAGGAAGAATGTGCTTTCTGTGCTCATGCAGACTTTTGCCATCACCTGCCTGGTGTCCGTCCTGTGGTTGCTGTTTATCTACGGCTTGGCGTTTGGCGATGGTGGCGCAGCGAACAGGGTGATTGGTTCCGGCAAGGTCCTTTTGGACGGGGTCGGGGTGGATGGTTTAAGCGGAGATATTCCAGAAACCGTGTTTTTCATGTTCCAGATGACATTTGCCATCATTACACCCGTGCTCGTTATTGGCGGCTACGCGGAGCGCATTAAATTCTCTGCGGTGCTATGGTTTACCGCGGCCTGGATGATTCTGGTCTACGCGCCGGTCTGTCACTGGGTGTGGGGTGGCGGCTGGCTTGGTGAGCTGGGGTTCATGGACTTTGCGGGCGGCAGCGTCGTGCACATCAACTGCGGCGTGGCGGCCATCGTGGCGGCCGTGGTGTTGCGCAATCGTAAGGGGTTCCCCGATACGGCAATGCCGCCGCACAACATGACACTAACCGTGGCCGGTGCCGCCATGCTTTGGGTCGGCTGGTTTGGATTTAACGCCGGCAGCGCCCTGGCCGCGGACGGCAACGCCGGGATGGCCATGGTTGCGACGCACACCGCTGCGGCGGCCGGGGCTCTGTCATGGATGACGTGTGAGTGGATCAGGCACGGTAAGCCGAGTGTCCTTGGCCTCGTCACGGGAATGGTGGCGGGGCTGGCTACGATTACGCCGGCCTCCGGTTATGTCGGTCCCGTGGGTGCGTTGATTATCGGCATCGCCGCGGGTGTAGTTTGTTACTTTGCCACGCAATTCATCAAACGGTCCCTCAAGATCGATGATTCGCTGGATGTCTTTCCCGTCCACGGGGTAGGTGGCGCGTTAGGGTTATTGTTGACAGCCGTATTTGCGGCTGGGGCCTTCGGCGGCTTGGGTCTTGCGGAAGACGTTGGGATCGGTGGTCAGTTTGTGACGCAGCTGGTTGGCGTGTTGGCCACCTTAATTTGGTGCGGCGTGCTGAGTTACATCATTTTAAAGATCATCGACGCGACCATTGGGCTGCGGGTTACGGAAGACGAAGAGACAGAAGGCCTCGATCTCGTGCTGCACGACGAGCGCGGCTACAATCTATAA